One genomic region from Sphingobacterium sp. UGAL515B_05 encodes:
- a CDS encoding calcineurin-like phosphoesterase C-terminal domain-containing protein: MKAFLALAISWAFVNAVQAQDFAKGKVYLDVNKNGKLDKNERGVASVAVSNGREVTTTDKDGNYQLPVGNDNIIFVVKPSGYALPLDEYNHPKFYYIHKLNGSPASKYPAVAATGKIPAAVNFALYQQDEDPNFSAFVFGDPQAYTEEELAYFKNGVINEISDKTIAKFGISLGDLVGDDLLLQPKYKSVISTMGLPWYNVMGNHDMNYDAKEDSLSDESFEQTFGPNNFAFNYGNTHFIILDNIIYPNPRTGKGYLGGFRKDQLDFVENDLKNVAKDKLIVLAFHIPLYHQNSDVFRNEDRQRLFDILAPFKHTLSLSAHTHFQRQYFYGQKDGWKQEKPHHEYNVGTTSGDWYSGELNEKGIPVSTMRDGTPKGYAILKIEGNQYSFDYKVVGKPATYQIDLYGASVVPEKYTKRYPIYANFFIGREGDKVRYRINQGEWKEMDFVNENDPAFLNSLAKYDTATELKNTRRPSNPEKSSHLWTANLPKLKAGKYQIEVQAVDLFNRVHLATKTIEVR; encoded by the coding sequence ATGAAAGCATTTTTGGCATTAGCAATTTCCTGGGCATTCGTAAACGCGGTGCAGGCCCAAGATTTTGCGAAAGGAAAAGTTTATCTTGACGTAAACAAAAACGGAAAATTGGATAAAAACGAAAGAGGCGTTGCCTCCGTTGCTGTTAGTAACGGGCGTGAGGTGACGACAACCGATAAAGATGGTAATTATCAGTTGCCTGTTGGAAATGACAACATCATTTTCGTGGTTAAACCTTCAGGCTACGCTTTGCCTTTGGATGAATATAACCATCCAAAATTTTATTATATCCATAAGTTAAACGGTAGTCCAGCTTCAAAATACCCGGCTGTTGCTGCTACAGGAAAAATACCGGCTGCTGTAAATTTTGCATTGTACCAACAAGATGAAGATCCTAACTTTTCAGCTTTTGTCTTTGGTGATCCACAAGCCTATACGGAGGAAGAACTAGCCTATTTCAAAAATGGTGTGATCAATGAGATTTCGGATAAGACAATTGCGAAATTCGGTATCAGCTTAGGTGACTTAGTGGGAGACGATCTTTTACTACAGCCAAAGTATAAATCGGTAATTTCAACGATGGGGCTGCCGTGGTATAATGTGATGGGAAACCACGATATGAACTATGATGCCAAAGAGGATAGCCTCTCCGATGAATCGTTCGAGCAGACTTTTGGTCCCAATAACTTTGCGTTCAACTATGGGAATACACATTTTATCATTCTTGATAATATCATTTATCCGAATCCACGGACAGGAAAAGGTTATTTGGGTGGATTCCGTAAAGATCAGCTTGATTTTGTGGAAAATGACTTAAAAAACGTAGCTAAAGATAAATTGATTGTATTGGCATTTCATATTCCTTTATATCATCAAAACTCGGATGTCTTTCGTAATGAAGATAGACAACGTCTGTTCGATATTTTGGCTCCATTTAAGCATACCTTGTCTTTGTCAGCGCATACACACTTTCAGCGCCAATATTTTTATGGACAAAAGGACGGGTGGAAGCAAGAAAAGCCACATCACGAATATAATGTAGGTACAACATCGGGCGACTGGTATTCGGGCGAGTTGAATGAAAAAGGAATTCCTGTTTCTACGATGCGGGACGGTACACCAAAAGGCTATGCCATTTTAAAAATCGAGGGCAACCAATACAGTTTTGATTATAAGGTTGTCGGTAAGCCGGCAACGTATCAGATCGATTTATATGGAGCTTCGGTCGTTCCAGAAAAATACACAAAGAGATATCCGATATACGCTAATTTTTTTATTGGAAGGGAAGGTGACAAGGTAAGGTATAGAATCAATCAGGGCGAATGGAAGGAAATGGATTTTGTCAATGAAAACGATCCAGCGTTTCTAAATTCTTTGGCTAAGTACGATACAGCAACTGAATTAAAGAATACGCGTAGACCTTCAAACCCTGAAAAATCCAGTCATTTGTGGACGGCTAATTTGCCCAAATTAAAAGCTGGTAAATATCAGATTGAGGTTCAGGCTGTTGATCTTTTCAACCGAGTACACCTAGCAACGAAGACTATTGAGGTGAGATAA
- a CDS encoding C40 family peptidase, with protein sequence MSVRSYFIFFLGAVLFLSSCSTKKKVLSSNTHSSNGVVLTDASSARGKTFSGSRLDNYADLLNVSTKKLNPHLYSFIDDWMGIPHRMGGQTKSGVDCSGFVNLLYIEVYKGNLPRTSRDMEGIVKRKKVDKLEEGDLVFFSFGRNGIDHVGVYLHNNKFVHVSTRKGVIISDLSDSWYAKTFVDAGSPNI encoded by the coding sequence ATGAGTGTCAGATCTTATTTTATCTTCTTTTTAGGTGCAGTTCTATTTTTGAGCAGTTGTTCAACGAAGAAAAAGGTACTTAGCTCCAACACACATTCTTCCAATGGCGTTGTTTTGACAGATGCGAGCTCAGCGCGCGGAAAAACCTTTTCCGGATCCCGACTTGACAATTATGCAGACTTACTCAATGTGAGTACAAAAAAACTAAATCCACACCTTTATTCATTTATTGACGATTGGATGGGCATACCGCATCGTATGGGTGGACAGACCAAATCGGGGGTAGATTGCTCGGGATTTGTTAATCTGCTCTATATTGAAGTATATAAAGGGAATTTGCCCCGGACTTCGCGTGACATGGAAGGAATAGTAAAAAGAAAAAAGGTAGATAAACTTGAAGAAGGAGATCTGGTGTTTTTTTCTTTCGGACGAAATGGGATAGATCATGTAGGTGTATACCTGCATAATAATAAGTTTGTTCATGTTTCGACACGGAAAGGTGTTATCATCTCTGATCTTTCCGACAGCTGGTATGCTAAGACCTTTGTTGACGCGGGCTCTCCGAATATCTAA
- a CDS encoding EamA family transporter, whose protein sequence is MEKLKGALAVFLGASSFGILSTFVKKAYGKGLTLGEVTGIQVLFGMLILWLIYIVIKLFSAKSFHSSSKKSSWIKILISGTSTGLVSILYYKCVQLVPASLAIVLLMQYIWIGVLIEFIFFKAKPSKNNLIGIGIVLIATLLATGLIEKGVQHLNLTGVLFGLLAATAYSVFMIVNGRVGNDYHPIQKSAIMVTGACIMVFTLFPPAYLLNGQFDGNFLYFGLILSLFGTVIPPLLFAYGLPKTGFSLGGILSSAELPVATCMSFFILHESVSTIQWLGVLMILGTVIWLNAAKSSAH, encoded by the coding sequence ATGGAAAAATTAAAAGGTGCATTAGCTGTCTTTTTAGGTGCGAGTAGTTTTGGGATACTATCAACGTTTGTTAAAAAAGCCTATGGTAAAGGGTTGACTTTAGGAGAGGTAACGGGAATTCAGGTATTGTTTGGCATGCTTATCCTGTGGCTTATCTATATTGTCATCAAACTCTTTTCTGCAAAGTCATTTCACTCTTCAAGCAAGAAATCTTCATGGATCAAGATATTAATCAGTGGTACCTCTACCGGTTTGGTGAGTATCCTCTATTACAAATGTGTGCAGCTTGTTCCGGCTTCGTTGGCCATTGTGCTGTTGATGCAGTATATCTGGATCGGTGTCCTGATTGAATTTATCTTTTTCAAGGCAAAACCTTCAAAAAACAACTTGATTGGCATCGGCATTGTACTCATTGCAACATTATTAGCGACTGGACTTATTGAAAAAGGCGTACAACACCTCAACTTAACAGGTGTCTTATTTGGTCTTTTAGCGGCGACAGCCTATTCGGTCTTCATGATCGTGAATGGCCGTGTCGGCAATGACTATCACCCCATTCAAAAAAGTGCTATTATGGTAACGGGGGCCTGTATCATGGTCTTTACCTTATTTCCGCCTGCTTATTTATTGAATGGTCAATTTGATGGTAACTTTCTCTATTTCGGTTTGATCCTTTCTCTATTTGGCACAGTCATCCCGCCTTTACTATTTGCCTACGGCTTACCTAAAACGGGCTTTTCCTTAGGGGGAATATTGAGTTCGGCGGAGTTACCAGTAGCCACCTGTATGTCATTTTTTATACTTCATGAAAGTGTATCCACGATACAATGGCTCGGGGTACTTATGATCTTGGGTACCGTCATCTGGTTGAACGCAGCAAAGAGCAGTGCTCATTAG
- the mtaB gene encoding tRNA (N(6)-L-threonylcarbamoyladenosine(37)-C(2))-methylthiotransferase MtaB, translating into MENKKVAFYTLGCKLNYSETSSIGRLFKDAGYDTTAFNSRADVYVINTCSVTDNADKKCRKVVKEALKHSPNAYITIVGCYAQLKPKEIAEIPGVDMVLGAAEKFNIIEHINDLTKQEKTIVYNGPIDETNQFVSAYSIGDRTRTFLKVQDGCDYSCTFCTIPLARGGSRSGKIEDIVRQAEEIAASGVKEIVLTGVNIGDFGIRDGKREDRFLDLVKALDEVEGIDRIRISSIEPNLLSNDIIEFVAQSKRFVPHFHMPLQSGSNKILSLMRRRYKRELYTERVAFIKSLMPNCCIGVDVIVGFPGETREDFIDTYNFLNDLDISYLHVFTYSERENTIAAQMDGAVPGAQRSDRSKMLHILSEKKRRAFYESQLGETGDVLFEADEKDGYMHGFSKNYVKVRTLYDPLLVNEVVPVKFMDVTDSCEVEVEEIPETLTH; encoded by the coding sequence ATGGAGAATAAAAAAGTAGCTTTTTATACACTTGGATGTAAACTGAATTATTCGGAGACATCATCCATTGGTCGTTTATTTAAAGATGCGGGCTATGATACCACAGCGTTCAATAGCCGTGCAGACGTTTATGTAATCAATACATGTTCGGTAACGGATAATGCTGACAAGAAGTGTAGAAAAGTAGTGAAGGAAGCATTAAAGCACTCTCCCAACGCCTATATTACGATTGTTGGCTGTTATGCGCAGCTAAAACCAAAAGAGATAGCAGAGATTCCCGGAGTGGATATGGTCTTAGGTGCAGCTGAAAAGTTTAATATTATTGAGCATATCAATGATTTGACGAAACAGGAAAAAACGATCGTTTATAATGGTCCAATCGATGAGACCAATCAATTTGTCTCGGCTTATTCGATTGGCGATCGTACGCGTACCTTCCTAAAAGTACAGGACGGGTGCGATTATTCATGTACATTTTGTACGATTCCTCTGGCACGTGGCGGAAGCCGCTCGGGTAAGATCGAAGATATTGTGCGTCAAGCGGAAGAAATTGCAGCTTCAGGCGTAAAAGAAATTGTGTTAACGGGAGTTAATATTGGTGATTTTGGTATTCGGGATGGTAAGCGTGAAGATCGATTCTTGGATTTGGTAAAGGCTTTGGATGAAGTCGAAGGTATCGACAGGATTCGGATTTCTTCGATAGAACCTAATCTTCTTTCCAACGATATTATTGAGTTTGTGGCACAATCAAAACGTTTTGTTCCACATTTCCATATGCCACTGCAGTCTGGAAGCAATAAAATTCTGAGTTTAATGCGCAGAAGGTACAAAAGAGAACTTTACACAGAGCGCGTCGCATTTATCAAGTCATTGATGCCTAATTGCTGTATTGGTGTTGACGTTATTGTCGGATTTCCGGGAGAAACACGTGAAGACTTTATCGACACGTACAATTTCTTGAATGATTTGGATATTTCTTATCTGCATGTCTTTACCTATTCAGAAAGAGAGAATACGATTGCAGCTCAAATGGACGGTGCTGTGCCGGGAGCTCAACGTAGTGACCGTAGCAAAATGTTGCATATCCTTTCGGAGAAGAAGCGCCGTGCTTTTTATGAGTCACAGCTTGGCGAGACTGGTGATGTCTTGTTTGAGGCCGATGAAAAAGATGGATATATGCATGGTTTTTCTAAAAACTATGTTAAAGTACGGACCTTATACGATCCATTATTGGTGAATGAGGTTGTGCCGGTTAAATTTATGGACGTAACGGATTCCTGTGAAGTGGAGGTAGAAGAAATTCCGGAGACACTGACACATTAA
- a CDS encoding thymidylate synthase: protein MKQYLDLLRHVYTNGVVKTDRTGTGTKSVFGYQMRFNLQEGFPLVTTKKLHLRSIIHELIWFLKGETNIQYLKENGVSIWDEWADEQGNLGPVYGSQWRSWPTPDGRHIDQITQVINQLKNSPDSRRIIVSAWNVAEIEHMALPPCHAFFQFYVAPAQPEKGIMKPQLSCQLYQRSADIFLGVPFNIASYALLTMMVAQVCDMEAAEFIHTLGDAHIYSNHFEQTELQLSREPKALPQMKINPEVNDIFEFKFEDFELLNYESHPHIKAPVAV, encoded by the coding sequence ATGAAACAATATTTAGATTTACTCAGACATGTATATACGAATGGTGTTGTAAAGACAGATCGTACTGGCACAGGTACCAAAAGTGTCTTTGGATATCAGATGCGTTTCAACCTTCAGGAAGGTTTCCCTTTGGTAACGACAAAGAAATTACACCTGCGATCCATTATTCATGAGCTGATCTGGTTCCTTAAAGGTGAAACCAATATTCAGTATCTCAAAGAAAATGGCGTAAGCATTTGGGACGAGTGGGCTGACGAACAAGGAAATTTAGGGCCTGTATACGGATCACAATGGCGCTCCTGGCCAACACCTGATGGCCGCCATATCGACCAGATCACACAGGTGATCAACCAGCTGAAAAATTCACCGGATTCACGCCGCATTATAGTATCGGCATGGAATGTTGCCGAAATAGAGCATATGGCACTCCCTCCTTGCCATGCTTTTTTCCAATTTTATGTGGCGCCAGCACAGCCCGAAAAAGGCATCATGAAACCACAATTGTCCTGTCAACTGTATCAACGTAGTGCGGATATATTCCTTGGCGTACCTTTCAACATTGCCTCTTATGCTTTGTTAACGATGATGGTCGCACAGGTTTGCGACATGGAAGCCGCAGAGTTTATCCATACCCTGGGCGATGCACATATCTACAGTAACCACTTCGAGCAAACGGAGCTCCAATTGAGCCGCGAGCCAAAAGCGCTACCGCAGATGAAAATAAACCCTGAAGTAAACGATATCTTTGAGTTCAAGTTTGAAGATTTTGAATTGTTAAACTACGAATCACATCCACATATCAAAGCTCCGGTTGCCGTTTAA
- a CDS encoding dihydrofolate reductase — protein sequence MSNPTITLIVAASENNAIGIDNQMPWHLPNDFKYFKKNTIAHSVLMGRKTFEAIGKALPDRRNIVITRNANFQGEDIDVANSIQEALLYCRDEREVFIIGGANIYQQALPLANKVLLTRVHTTLKGDAFFPELPSEEWELISSDSHQTDEKHAFAYTFEVYTKK from the coding sequence ATGAGCAACCCAACGATCACATTAATCGTAGCTGCGTCGGAAAACAATGCCATCGGAATCGACAACCAGATGCCTTGGCATTTACCCAACGACTTTAAATATTTTAAGAAAAATACCATTGCGCATTCTGTCCTAATGGGCAGAAAGACTTTTGAGGCCATAGGCAAAGCTTTACCGGACAGAAGGAATATTGTCATCACGCGTAATGCGAATTTCCAGGGAGAAGATATTGATGTAGCCAATAGTATTCAGGAGGCACTTTTATATTGCCGGGATGAACGCGAAGTGTTTATCATTGGTGGCGCAAACATTTATCAGCAAGCGCTACCCTTGGCAAACAAAGTGCTTTTGACACGGGTACATACAACCCTAAAAGGAGATGCTTTCTTCCCTGAATTACCTTCCGAAGAATGGGAATTAATTTCCTCAGATTCGCATCAGACAGATGAGAAACATGCATTTGCTTATACCTTTGAAGTTTATACGAAAAAATAA
- a CDS encoding serine hydrolase, which translates to MSDAYAQQTDTVYLEKLLQSHPDLFQNILSHPTKNEVQILYTQIDRDKSNRPHFRSYSYRLNPNWYFYPASTVKLPTAILALEKINDLHLAGLTKDTPLRIDSAFEKQTKVLVDESAANGLPSVAQYVKKILLTSDNDAQNRLFEFIGRAELNAKLKKYGTKYSRIVNRLAIGDKGIWAKHTNPITFYNGKDVIYQQAAQFDPKDYPLELANTLQGKGYMNDKDELIHEPWSFEGLNVYALEDQQFILKKLLFPEAFQPKERFNLKKEDYALLYDYMSRYPFESDFPKYDPTEFWPTYSKLLFYGREKNATLNPNIRIFNKYGDSYGYNIDNAYIVDFEHGVEFMLAVVVQSNENGIYNDGRYEYDTITYPFLKNIGQVIYQEELKRVKKFKPDLSKFDFRK; encoded by the coding sequence ATGTCAGACGCATACGCTCAGCAGACAGATACTGTTTACCTGGAAAAATTACTTCAAAGTCATCCTGATCTATTTCAAAACATATTAAGTCATCCGACGAAAAATGAAGTGCAGATTCTGTATACGCAAATTGATCGTGACAAATCGAATAGGCCACATTTCAGGTCCTATAGCTATCGACTGAATCCGAACTGGTATTTTTATCCCGCAAGTACCGTGAAGTTGCCGACAGCAATTCTGGCCTTAGAAAAAATCAACGATCTCCATCTAGCCGGTTTAACCAAAGATACTCCCCTCCGTATTGATTCTGCATTTGAAAAGCAGACTAAGGTTCTTGTGGACGAGTCGGCAGCCAATGGTCTTCCCTCTGTTGCACAATACGTAAAAAAAATACTGTTGACCAGCGACAATGATGCACAAAATAGACTGTTTGAATTTATTGGCCGTGCTGAACTGAATGCAAAACTAAAAAAATACGGCACCAAATACAGCCGTATCGTCAACCGTCTTGCCATTGGCGACAAAGGAATATGGGCCAAACATACCAATCCCATTACCTTTTACAATGGAAAAGATGTCATCTACCAACAAGCGGCCCAATTCGACCCAAAAGACTATCCCCTAGAGCTGGCCAATACGCTTCAGGGGAAAGGTTACATGAACGATAAAGATGAACTTATTCATGAGCCATGGAGTTTTGAGGGGCTTAATGTCTACGCACTCGAAGATCAACAGTTCATATTGAAGAAATTACTATTTCCGGAAGCATTTCAGCCTAAAGAACGATTTAATCTAAAAAAGGAGGATTATGCCCTACTCTATGACTACATGTCGCGCTATCCCTTTGAATCAGATTTCCCGAAATATGATCCGACTGAATTCTGGCCAACGTATAGCAAGCTCCTTTTTTATGGACGTGAAAAAAATGCGACCTTAAATCCCAACATCCGGATCTTCAACAAGTATGGAGATTCTTATGGCTATAATATTGATAATGCTTATATCGTCGACTTTGAGCATGGGGTAGAATTTATGCTCGCCGTTGTTGTGCAGTCCAATGAAAATGGCATCTACAACGATGGACGCTATGAATACGACACAATAACCTACCCCTTTTTAAAGAATATCGGGCAGGTAATTTATCAGGAGGAATTGAAAAGGGTTAAAAAGTTTAAACCCGATCTATCCAAATTTGATTTCAGAAAATAA
- a CDS encoding D-alanine--D-alanine ligase family protein, with protein sequence MKAKIALITGGYTGEAEVSFKSSAFVNSQLDHDKYDIYLITVTKEAWYYEDLDGKRHPISKADFTLPLHGDILTFDLAFIMVHGVPGEDGRLQSYFDLLDIPYTSCDALTSALTMNKGYTKAILSDIPELHLAKSVLLFESQRPEALKIVESNLSLPYFVKPNAGGSSIGMTKVKESAQLQEAIDKAFDAENTGKQVIVEEFVTGREFSEGIFRNSKGELVVLPATEVRTTREFFDYEAKYVPGLTEEITPADLTIEQQERAARILREIYVRLNCKGMVRVDFFLENDTDKFYFIEINTIPGQTPQSFIPQQVRAFGMKEGDFYGELIETALQSK encoded by the coding sequence ATGAAAGCAAAAATAGCATTAATAACTGGAGGTTATACAGGAGAAGCTGAAGTTTCTTTTAAAAGTTCTGCCTTCGTCAATTCTCAACTTGATCACGACAAATACGATATATATTTGATTACAGTGACCAAAGAAGCATGGTACTATGAAGATTTAGACGGTAAGCGTCATCCGATTTCAAAAGCTGATTTTACCCTTCCATTGCATGGGGATATCTTGACTTTTGACTTAGCTTTTATTATGGTGCATGGTGTGCCTGGAGAAGATGGAAGACTTCAGAGCTATTTTGATTTATTGGATATTCCTTATACGTCATGTGATGCTTTGACATCTGCATTAACCATGAATAAAGGGTATACAAAAGCGATCTTATCGGATATTCCCGAGTTGCATTTGGCAAAATCGGTCCTACTGTTTGAATCGCAACGCCCGGAGGCACTCAAAATCGTCGAAAGTAATCTTTCACTCCCTTATTTTGTGAAACCTAATGCCGGAGGAAGTAGTATCGGAATGACCAAAGTAAAGGAATCGGCACAACTGCAGGAAGCGATTGACAAAGCTTTTGATGCGGAAAATACAGGAAAACAGGTTATTGTTGAAGAATTTGTGACTGGACGCGAATTTTCTGAGGGAATTTTTCGGAATTCAAAAGGCGAGCTTGTTGTTTTGCCTGCCACAGAAGTTCGGACTACACGCGAATTTTTTGATTATGAAGCCAAGTATGTCCCTGGATTGACCGAGGAGATTACGCCGGCGGACCTGACGATCGAACAGCAGGAGCGTGCTGCGCGTATTTTAAGAGAAATCTATGTGAGATTGAACTGTAAAGGTATGGTTCGGGTAGACTTCTTTTTGGAAAACGATACCGATAAATTTTATTTTATCGAAATCAATACCATTCCCGGGCAAACTCCACAAAGCTTTATTCCGCAGCAGGTACGGGCTTTTGGAATGAAGGAGGGGGATTTTTACGGTGAGTTGATCGAAACAGCCTTACAATCGAAATAG
- a CDS encoding PASTA domain-containing protein: protein MSKVVQYLQTPTFRKNLVAAVIAIVCLFLFVYIGLKIYTKHDESIAVPKVKGLHISAAIQALEEAGLEYQIDSVYQMDAKPGMVIEQDPEQGFHVKSGRTIYLTIITQVAPEVAFPNIKDKTLIEATAILKNHNLRIGDTSYVADIARDIVLDAQFAGQSIRNGRMIPKGSRIDLVLGNGLGANEVEIPNLVGLPLNEAKFALSGAGLGLGTVTYDPSVTDTATAVISVQSPGIEKGLTSLGAKIDVTLSLTAPTTTTGAPAGGTTTPKPQANQTQVTPPAAKPPVQSKPVAQAKSNTTNSPTAKPTTTNPAAGQKKEKENKGNSLGF from the coding sequence ATGTCCAAAGTCGTACAATATCTTCAGACCCCCACTTTTAGGAAAAATCTTGTTGCCGCTGTTATCGCGATAGTATGTCTATTCCTTTTCGTTTATATTGGACTGAAAATATATACCAAACATGATGAATCTATCGCCGTTCCTAAAGTGAAAGGCCTTCATATCAGTGCTGCCATCCAAGCGTTGGAGGAAGCCGGGCTGGAGTATCAAATTGACTCCGTCTATCAGATGGATGCCAAACCGGGCATGGTCATAGAGCAGGACCCCGAACAAGGATTTCATGTAAAGTCGGGTCGGACTATTTATTTGACCATTATCACACAGGTTGCACCTGAAGTTGCTTTTCCGAATATAAAAGATAAAACATTGATCGAAGCAACAGCCATCTTGAAAAACCATAACCTTCGAATCGGTGACACTTCTTATGTCGCGGACATCGCCCGGGATATCGTATTGGATGCTCAATTTGCAGGACAATCTATCCGCAACGGACGCATGATTCCTAAAGGTTCACGTATAGATCTAGTTTTGGGAAATGGACTTGGAGCAAATGAGGTGGAGATACCTAATTTAGTTGGGCTTCCATTAAACGAAGCAAAGTTCGCCTTGTCTGGAGCTGGCTTAGGTCTAGGTACTGTAACCTACGATCCAAGCGTAACAGATACAGCCACTGCAGTAATCAGTGTACAATCACCAGGAATAGAAAAGGGTCTGACCAGTTTAGGGGCTAAAATTGACGTTACACTTTCACTCACAGCACCAACAACAACTACAGGGGCTCCAGCTGGAGGTACGACAACACCTAAACCACAGGCAAACCAAACACAGGTGACTCCGCCAGCGGCAAAACCTCCGGTTCAGTCAAAGCCTGTTGCTCAAGCAAAAAGTAACACAACAAATAGCCCTACAGCTAAACCGACAACGACAAATCCTGCAGCAGGGCAAAAAAAGGAAAAGGAAAATAAAGGGAATAGTCTAGGTTTTTAA
- the mltG gene encoding endolytic transglycosylase MltG: protein MENKKRIPSWLKIIALIVIVVGGYFAWTFYRAFYASNVSGEKKYLYIHEGEKYEDVLKSIKDSNLVDDIASFERAAQYKKYEQSIKPGRYLLTPGMNNRRLVGNLIGGYQEPVKFRFSNVRLKENMAALLGKSFEADSAQFIAVLNDEASAQKYGFTKENLISMFIPNTYEIYWNTNPEKVIARFDDEWKKFWNADRTAKAKALNLTPQQVSTLASIVKGEALHQDEMPMIAGLYLNRLKKGMLLQADPTVIFANNDFTIRRVLNKHLRTDNPYNTYIYRGLPPGPISIPSIAAIDAVLNFKQHDYIYMCAKDDFSGYHNFAKTEAEHLINARKFQQALDARNIKK from the coding sequence ATGGAAAATAAAAAAAGAATACCAAGTTGGTTAAAAATCATTGCGTTAATCGTTATCGTTGTTGGAGGTTATTTTGCTTGGACATTTTATAGAGCATTTTATGCTTCGAATGTATCGGGAGAGAAAAAGTACCTGTATATACACGAGGGTGAAAAATATGAGGATGTATTGAAATCAATCAAAGATTCAAATCTAGTGGATGATATCGCTTCCTTTGAGCGTGCTGCACAATATAAAAAATATGAGCAAAGTATAAAACCCGGACGTTATCTGTTAACCCCAGGGATGAACAATAGACGCTTAGTTGGCAATTTGATTGGCGGTTACCAAGAACCAGTAAAATTCAGGTTTTCCAATGTAAGACTGAAAGAAAATATGGCCGCACTCCTTGGAAAAAGTTTTGAGGCAGATTCTGCTCAATTTATTGCTGTATTGAATGATGAGGCTAGCGCACAGAAGTATGGATTTACGAAAGAAAATCTGATTTCTATGTTCATCCCTAATACATACGAAATTTATTGGAACACCAATCCGGAAAAAGTAATTGCTCGTTTTGATGATGAATGGAAAAAGTTTTGGAATGCGGATCGTACGGCAAAAGCAAAAGCGCTTAATCTGACACCACAACAGGTGAGCACATTGGCATCGATTGTGAAAGGTGAAGCTTTGCACCAGGATGAAATGCCCATGATAGCCGGCTTATATTTAAATCGTCTCAAAAAAGGTATGTTATTGCAAGCAGATCCTACGGTGATCTTTGCTAATAATGACTTTACCATTAGAAGGGTATTGAATAAGCACCTCAGAACAGACAATCCTTACAATACTTACATCTATAGAGGATTGCCTCCAGGCCCTATATCAATTCCAAGTATCGCTGCAATTGATGCGGTCTTAAACTTTAAGCAACATGATTATATTTACATGTGTGCCAAAGATGATTTTTCGGGTTACCATAATTTTGCAAAAACAGAGGCTGAGCATTTGATCAATGCTCGTAAATTCCAACAGGCTCTGGACGCTAGAAATATTAAAAAATAA
- a CDS encoding thioesterase family protein: MFVFDHQIRVRYAETDQMGYVYYGNYAAFYEIARTEMLRSTGISYKELEEMGVMLPVTEMKTKYLKPGKYDDLITIRVTIRKKPAVRIIFEYELFNESGELLNQGETTLVFVNMEKNRPCMPPQVFLDKMSKYFN; the protein is encoded by the coding sequence ATGTTTGTATTTGACCATCAGATTCGCGTCCGCTACGCAGAAACAGACCAAATGGGCTATGTCTATTATGGAAACTATGCTGCGTTTTATGAAATAGCGAGAACTGAAATGCTGCGGAGCACGGGGATATCGTATAAGGAGCTGGAAGAAATGGGTGTCATGCTCCCCGTTACGGAGATGAAGACCAAATATCTGAAACCAGGCAAATACGATGACTTGATCACGATACGGGTAACAATCCGCAAGAAACCTGCCGTGCGCATCATTTTCGAATATGAGCTTTTCAATGAAAGTGGGGAACTACTCAACCAGGGAGAAACAACCTTGGTCTTTGTCAATATGGAGAAAAATAGACCTTGTATGCCGCCACAGGTTTTCCTGGATAAGATGAGTAAATATTTTAATTGA